From Cannabis sativa cultivar Pink pepper isolate KNU-18-1 chromosome 8, ASM2916894v1, whole genome shotgun sequence, a single genomic window includes:
- the LOC115699278 gene encoding transcription factor PRE6 yields MSSRRSRQSGSSRISDDQILELVSKLRQLVPEIRNRPSAKVSASKVLQETCNYIRNLNREVDDLSDRLSQLLATIDADSAEASIIRSLVSQ; encoded by the exons atgtcTAGCCGAAGGTCGAGGCAATCGGGTTCATCTAGGATTTCAGATGACCAAATACTTGAACTGGTTTCAAAGTTACGCCAACTTGTTCCTGAGATTCGGAATAGGCCCTCCGCTAAg GTATCAGCATCGAAGGTCCTACAAGAGACCTGTAATTACATAAGGAACTTAAACAGAGAAGTGGACGACCTAAGTGACCGTCTCTCCCAACTCTTGGCTACCATTGATGCTGATAGTGCAGAGGCCTCAATTATTAGAAGCCTAGTTTCCCAAtag
- the LOC115699259 gene encoding ABC transporter B family member 19, whose protein sequence is MAETNDQAKTLPEAEKKKEQTLPFYQLFCFADKYDWLLMTTGSIGAVIHGSSMPIFFLLFGEMVNGFGKNQMDLRKMTDEVSKYSLYFVYLGLIVCVSSYAEIACWMYTGERQVGTLRKKYLDAVLKQDVGFFDTDARTGDIVFSVSTDTLLVQDAISEKVGNFIHYLSTFLAGLVVGFVSAWRLALLSVAVIPGIAFAGGLYAYTLTGLTSKSRQSYANAGVIAEQAIAQVRTVYSYVGETKALNSYSDAIQNTLKLGYKAGMAKGLGLGCTYGIACMSWALVFWYAGVFIRNGQSDGGKAFTAIFSAIVGGMSLGQSFSNLGAFSKGKTAGYKLMEIINQKPTITQDTLDGKCLDEVNGNIEFKEVSFSYPSRPDVFIFRNFSIFFPAGKTVAVVGGSGSGKSTVVSLIERFYDPNQGQVLLDNVDIKTLQLKWLRDQIGLVNQEPALFATTILENILYGKPDATMAEVEAATCAANAHSFITLLPNGYNTQVGERGVQLSGGQKQRIAIARAMLKDPKILLLDEATSALDAGSESIVQEALDRLMIGRTTVVVAHRLSTIRNVDSIAVIQQGLVVETGTHEELISKAGAYASLIRFQEMVRNKDFSNPSTRRSRSSRLSHSLSTKSLSLRSGSLRNLSYSYSTGADGRIEMISNAETERKNPAPQGYFFRLLTLNAPEWPYSIMGAVGSVLSGFIGPTFAIVMSNMIEVFYYTNSASMERKTKEYVFIYIGAGLYAVVAYLIQHYFFSIMGENLTTRVRRMMLAAILRNEVGWFDEEEHNSSLVAARLATDAADVKSAIAERISVILQNMTSLLTSFIVAFIVEWRVSLLILATFPLLVLANFAQQLSLKGFAGDTAKAHAKTSMIAGEGVSNIRTVAAFNAQDKIVSLFCHELRVPQLRSLRRSQTSGLLFGISQLALYASEALILWYGAHLVSKGLSTFSKVIKVFVVLVITANSVAETVSLAPEIIRGGEAVGSVFSVLDRHTRIDPDDPDAEMVETVRGEIELRHVDFAYPSRPDVMVFKDFSLRIRAGQSQALVGASGSGKSSVIALIERFYDPMAGKVMVDGKDIRRLNLKSLRRKIGLVQQEPALFAASIFDNIAYGKEGATESEVTEAARAANVHSFVSGLPDGYKTPVGERGVQLSGGQKQRIAIARAVLKDPAILLLDEATSALDAESECVLQEALERLMRGRTTVLVAHRLSTIRGVDSIAVVQEGRIVEQGSHSDLVSRPEGAYSRLLQLQHHHI, encoded by the exons ATGGCGGAGACCAATGATCAGGCGAAGACATTGCCAGAAGCTGAAAAGAAGAAGGAGCAAACCCTTCCCTTTTACCAACTTTTCTGTTTTGCAGACAAGTATGATTGGCTTCTCATGACAACTGGAAGTATAGGAGCTGTTATCCATGGCTCCTCCATGCCTATTttcttcctcttgtttggtGAAATGGTCAATGGTTTTGGGAAAAACCAAATGGATTTAAGGAAAATGACTGATGAAGTATCAAAG TACTCACTATATTTCGTCTACCTAGGCCTTATTGTGTGCGTATCATCATATGCAG AGATTGCATGTTGGATGTATACCGGAGAAAGGCAAGTGGGAACTTTGAGAAAGAAATATTTAGATGCAGTGCTGAAACAAGACGTGGGCTTTTTTGATACAGATGCTAGAACAGGGGATATAGTTTTTAGTGTCTCTACGGACACTCTTCTAGTCCAAGACGCCATTAGTGAGAAG gTGGGAAATTTCATACACTATCTGTCAACTTTTCTGGCTGGACTGGTGGTTGGTTTTGTCTCGGCATGGCGGCTAGCTCTGCTGAGTGTGGCGGTGATTCCCGGCATTGCCTTTGCCGGAGGATTATATGCCTATACTCTCACCGGTTTAACATCCAAGAGTCGACAGTCTTACGCCAACGCCGGAGTTATCGCCGAGCAA GCTATTGCACAAGTACGGACAGTCTACTCATATGTCGGCGAAACCAAGGCCCTCAATTCCTATTCCGACGCCATTCAAAATACATTGAAGCTCGGTTACAAGGCTGGAATGGCTAAAGGTTTGGGATTAGGATGTACCTATGGTATCGCTTGCATGTCATGGGCCCTTGTTTTCTGGTATGCGGGCGTGTTCATCAGAAATGGCCAGAGTGATGGAGGAAAAGCTTTCACTGCAATATTCTCTGCTATTGTTGGTGGCAT GAGCTTGGGTCAGTCATTCTCGAACCTCGGGGCATTCAGCAAAGGTAAAACAGCTGGATACAAGTTGATGGAGATTATCAACCAAAAGCCAACCATAACTCAAGATACATTAGATGGAAAATGCTTGGATGAGGTTAATGGCAATATAGAATTCAAGGAAGTGTCTTTCAGCTACCCATCAAGGCCAGATGTtttcatttttcgaaactttTCGATCTTCTTCCCTGCTGGGAAGACCGTTGCTGTTGTTGGTGGAAGTGGATCAGGAAAGAGTACTGTCGTGTCTCTTATCGAAAGATTCTACGATCCTAATCAGG GACAGGTTTTGCTGGATAATGTAGACATAAAAACGTTGCAATTGAAATGGTTACGCGATCAGATTGGGCTGGTGAACCAAGAGCCTGCACTTTTTGCAACcaccattttggaaaatatactCTATGGAAAGCCTGATGCAACAATGGCTGAAGTTGAAGCTGCAACTTGTGCAGCAAATGCTCATAGTTTCATTACTTTGCTTCCTAATGGTTACAACACTCAG GTGGGAGAGCGAGGGGTCCAACTCTCTGGTGGCCAAAAACAGAGAATCGCCATAGCAAGAGCTATGTTGAAAGATCCCAAAATCCTTCTCCTCGATGAAGCAACCAGCGCGCTTGATGCAGGGTCAGAGAGCATTGTCCAAGAGGCTCTAGACAGGCTCATGATCGGAAGAACAACCGTAGTTGTTGCTCATAGACTATCCACCATAAGAAATGTCGACAGTATTGCTGTTATACAACAAGGACTTGTTGTCGAGACAGGAACACATGAAGAACTAATCTCCAAAGCCGGTGCCTATGCTTCCTTAATTCGATTCCAAGAAATGGTTAGAAACAAGGATTTTTCGAACCCTTCTACACGTAGATCACGATCATCAAGACTAAGCCATTCGCTGTCCACAAAATCATTGAGTCTACGATCAGGCAGCTTAAGAAACCTTAGCTACTCATACAGCACTGGTGCTGATGGGCGTATAGAGATGATTTCAAACGCTGAGACAGAACGAAAAAACCCTGCTCCTCAAGGCTATTTCTTCCGCCTTCTCACACTAAATGCCCCCGAATGGCCTTACTCCATTATGGGAGCTGTAGGCTCTGTGTTATCGGGTTTCATTGGCCCAACTTTCGCCATTGTAATGAGCAACATGATTGAGGTTTTCTACTACACAAACTCTGCCTCCATGGAGAGAAAGACAAAGGAATATGTGTTCATCTATATCGGTGCAGGGCTTTATGCTGTGGTTGCATACTTGATACAACATTACTTCTTCAGCATTATGGGAGAAAATCTCACTACAAGAGTTAGAAGGATGATGCTTGCAG ccATATTGAGAAATGAAGTTGGGTGGTTTGATGAAGAGGAACATAACTCAAGCCTTGTAGCAGCTCGTTTGGCTACAGATGCTGCTGATGTGAAATCAGCCATTGCTGAAAGAATATCTGTTATACTTCAAAACATGACATCACTCCTCACATCTTTCATTGTCGCTTTCATAGTTGAATGGAGAGTCTCTCTTCTCATTCTAGCTACATTTCCACTTCTTGTCCTTGCCAACTTTGCCCAG CAATTGTCCCTCAAAGGATTTGCCGGAGACACAGCAAAAGCTCATGCAAAGACAAGTATGATTGCCGGGGAAGGTGTGAGCAACATCCGTACTGTTGCTGCATTCAATGCCCAAGATAAGATTGTGTCCTTGTTTTGCCACGAGCTTCGGGTACCTCAATTGAGGAGCCTTCGTCGCAGCCAAACTTCTGGCCTCCTTTTCGGTATTTCTCAGCTCGCGCTTTATGCTTCTGAAGCGCTCATTTTGTGGTACGGTGCTCATCTCGTAAGCAAGGGCCTTTCGACTTTCTCGAAGGTGATCAAGGTGTTTGTGGTGTTAGTCATTACTGCTAACTCAGTTGCGGAAACTGTTAGCCTTGCTCCAGAGATTATAAGAGGTGGTGAAGCTGTTGGCTCTGTTTTCTCTGTTCTTGATCGTCATACTAGGATTGATCCAGATGATCCTGATGCCGAGATGGTTGAAACAGTTCGTGGGGAAATTGAACTTAGACATGTCGATTTTGCATATCCTTCAAGGCCTGATGTCATGGTGTTTAAGGATTTCAGTCTACGTATTCGGGCTGGCCAAAGCCAAGCTCTTGTTGGAGCTAGCGGGTCTGGAAAGAGTTCAGTCATTGCGTTGATTGAGCGGTTTTATGATCCAATGGCTGGCAAAGTTATGGTCGATGGGAAAGACATTCGGCGTCTCAACTTGAAATCTCTTCGGCGTAAAATTGGCTTGGTGCAACAAGAACCAGCATTGTTTGCAGCTAGCATTTTCGATAACATCGCCTATGGAAAAGAAGGGGCAACCGAATCTGAAGTCACCGAGGCAGCTCGTGCAGCCAATGTGCATAGCTTTGTAAGCGGTTTACCTGACGGGTACAAAACCCCGGTTGGCGAGAGAGGAGTCCAACTCTCTGGCGGTCAAAAACAAAGAATAGCCATTGCAAGAGCCGTCCTTAAAGACCCGGCAATCCTTCTTTTGGATGAAGCAACGAGCGCTCTCGATGCTGAATCAGAGTGCGTGCTGCAAGAAGCGTTGGAACGGCTAATGAGGGGAAGAACAACGGTGTTGGTGGCCCACAGGCTGTCAACAATCCGAGGCGTTGACAGCATTGCGGTTGTTCAAGAAGGACGCATTGTGGAACAAGGCAGCCATTCCGATCTAGTGAGCCGCCCCGAGGGAGCATATTCTAGACTGTTGCAGCTACAACACCATCACATTTGA